The Vescimonas coprocola genome includes a window with the following:
- a CDS encoding phenylalanine--tRNA ligase subunit alpha, which produces MKEKLTQLLQEGKDRIDAVRSEAELQEVKALLLGKQGSLTGLLKELPKLDAALRPEMGKAVNQAKAQLTALLDQRREELKLKASEVSPDFDISVPGILPPSGGLHPITQMCYDLNDAFRSMGFEIFEESDITSELYGFDNLNFPPNHPARESMDTYWLEGHDKGECWDKLCLRPHLTGGSVRYMQTHKPPYRFVYPGRVYRNETTDARHERAFFQYEALIVDKDFTFASGKVMIKSILSKVFGRDVPVRMRAGFFPFVEPGFEIDMGCLVCGGKGCSVCKHVGWIEIMPGGTPHPNVLRAAGLDPDEYTGFYVNIGLDRLVMMRYGVDDVRLFHSADLRFLRQFH; this is translated from the coding sequence ATGAAAGAAAAACTGACACAACTGCTGCAGGAGGGCAAGGACCGCATCGATGCCGTCCGCAGTGAAGCGGAGCTGCAGGAGGTCAAGGCCCTGCTGCTGGGCAAGCAGGGCAGCCTGACGGGACTGCTGAAGGAGCTTCCCAAGCTGGACGCCGCCCTGCGGCCGGAGATGGGCAAGGCGGTGAATCAGGCCAAGGCCCAGCTGACGGCGCTGCTGGATCAGCGGCGGGAGGAGCTGAAGCTGAAGGCCTCCGAGGTATCGCCGGACTTCGATATCTCCGTCCCCGGCATCCTGCCCCCGTCCGGCGGTCTGCACCCCATCACCCAGATGTGCTACGACCTCAACGACGCCTTCCGCTCTATGGGCTTCGAGATCTTTGAGGAGTCCGACATTACCAGTGAGCTGTACGGCTTCGACAACCTGAACTTCCCCCCCAACCACCCCGCCCGTGAGAGCATGGACACCTACTGGCTGGAGGGCCACGACAAGGGCGAGTGCTGGGATAAGCTCTGCCTGCGTCCCCACCTCACCGGCGGCTCCGTGCGGTATATGCAGACCCACAAGCCCCCCTACCGCTTCGTGTACCCCGGCCGGGTGTACCGCAACGAGACCACCGATGCCCGCCACGAGCGTGCCTTCTTCCAGTATGAGGCCCTCATCGTGGACAAGGACTTCACCTTCGCCTCCGGCAAGGTGATGATCAAGAGCATCCTCTCCAAGGTGTTCGGCCGGGATGTCCCGGTGCGGATGCGTGCGGGCTTCTTCCCCTTCGTGGAGCCCGGCTTCGAGATCGACATGGGCTGTCTGGTCTGCGGCGGCAAGGGCTGCAGCGTGTGCAAGCACGTGGGCTGGATCGAGATCATGCCCGGCGGCACGCCCCACCCCAATGTCCTGCGTGCGGCAGGGCTGGATCCGGATGAATACACCGGCTTCTATGTCAACATCGGTCTGGACCGGCTGGTGATGATGCGCTACGGCGTGGACGACGTCCGCCTGTTCCACAGCGCCGATCTCCGGTTCCTGCGTCAGTTCCATTAA
- a CDS encoding GNAT family N-acetyltransferase, whose protein sequence is MEEGFRIEYHSFGKVEERSFKDTLFGEWLEAPVVYGAFQDGELLGIAEGSPESWNHRWRISNLCIFQEKHRRCGVATALMEKMLEEAAPMRMAVLETQTCNERAIAFYRKCGFQVIGFDLYAYSNHDPEAHEVRLEMGKKLT, encoded by the coding sequence GTGGAGGAGGGCTTTCGGATAGAGTACCATTCCTTCGGAAAGGTGGAGGAGCGGTCCTTCAAAGACACCCTGTTCGGGGAGTGGCTGGAGGCTCCGGTGGTGTACGGCGCTTTTCAGGATGGGGAGCTGCTGGGCATTGCGGAGGGCTCTCCGGAGTCGTGGAACCACCGATGGCGCATCAGCAATCTGTGCATTTTTCAGGAGAAGCACCGGCGCTGCGGCGTGGCCACCGCTCTGATGGAGAAGATGCTGGAGGAGGCGGCCCCCATGCGGATGGCGGTGCTGGAGACACAGACCTGCAACGAGCGGGCCATTGCCTTTTATCGGAAGTGCGGGTTTCAGGTCATCGGCTTCGACCTGTACGCCTACTCCAACCACGACCCGGAGGCCCACGAGGTGCGGCTGGAGATGGGAAAGAAGCTCACATGA
- the pheT gene encoding phenylalanine--tRNA ligase subunit beta: protein MKVSLNWIKDYVKLPEDMDLTRLAYDLTMSTVEVEGAEDLAKRFEHMLVGVVTEVCPHPNADKLRICRTDIGGGDIREIVCGGTNLTAGMRVAVACPGALCRWHGEGEPVEIKESKLRGVKSYGMICAASEIGLGDLFPTDEEAHILDLSAFDIAAGTSIADALDLHDIILEIDNKSMTNRPDLWGHYGLAREIAALYGLPLSRFRPFPRDLPAGDLTVTVEDPERCPRYIGAELTGVCVKPSPFWMQSRLWRAGMRPINALVDITNYVMLATGQPTHAFDSDNIQGHIIVRRAKEGEKLLLLNGKDLSLSTDDLVIADDAGVVALAGVMGGAKDSVLPTTHKVILEVANFNAAGVRRTALRYDNRTEASSRYEKAIDPQRCDQALELAAELFRQLYPEVEFTGLVDHYPAPMACKELDVALSWLERRLGKPLTQEDVSHKLGLLGFTTSFSGDTMHVTVPSWRSTGDVSIQADIMEEVARMYGYENFEAAPITTSFDGAINQLDKDLERRIKEYLAIRCGLQEIFTYPWMDEQYVNAILQDTTGILSLSTPPSPTEKMIRSSLLPNLCKAVVKNERYFTDFSLFETAQVFRDENYTAPYDEREKLPSQRKHLGAAFVGSDKDITTLFRRAKGVVEAMPRYTHMEAYTLRQVEKPVWADTVVWLNLYLGEEHIGDLALLSKKVSMECGIKNLAVMLLELDMDALIPFRSRTNTFTHLPEYPMTDYDVSVLVDGETRWDAMRDAILEKRHELLHGVSFVDEYRGKQVPEGKKSVTLRLTIGSAEKTLTSQEIEACAASAVKRLAKHVGAELRGK from the coding sequence ATGAAAGTTTCACTGAATTGGATCAAGGATTATGTAAAGCTCCCGGAGGATATGGACCTGACCCGTCTGGCCTATGACCTGACCATGTCCACCGTGGAGGTGGAGGGGGCCGAGGACCTGGCCAAGCGCTTCGAGCATATGCTGGTGGGCGTAGTGACGGAGGTTTGCCCCCATCCCAACGCCGACAAGCTGCGGATCTGCCGGACGGATATCGGTGGCGGCGATATCCGGGAGATCGTCTGCGGCGGCACCAACCTCACCGCCGGGATGCGGGTGGCCGTGGCCTGCCCCGGCGCCCTGTGCCGCTGGCACGGCGAGGGTGAGCCGGTGGAAATTAAGGAGTCCAAGCTGCGGGGCGTCAAGAGCTACGGTATGATCTGCGCCGCCTCCGAGATCGGGCTGGGGGATCTGTTCCCCACCGATGAGGAGGCCCACATTCTGGACCTCAGCGCCTTTGACATAGCCGCCGGCACCTCCATTGCCGATGCGCTGGACCTTCACGACATCATTCTGGAGATCGACAACAAGTCTATGACCAACCGCCCCGACCTGTGGGGCCACTACGGTCTGGCCCGTGAGATCGCCGCCCTGTACGGGCTGCCCCTGTCCCGGTTCCGGCCCTTCCCCCGTGATCTGCCTGCCGGCGACCTGACGGTGACGGTGGAGGACCCGGAGCGCTGCCCCCGGTACATCGGGGCTGAGCTGACCGGCGTGTGCGTCAAGCCCTCCCCCTTCTGGATGCAGAGCCGCCTGTGGCGTGCGGGGATGCGGCCCATCAATGCGCTGGTGGATATCACCAACTATGTGATGCTGGCCACCGGCCAGCCCACCCACGCCTTCGACTCTGATAACATTCAGGGCCATATCATCGTCCGCCGGGCCAAGGAGGGCGAAAAGCTGCTGCTGCTCAACGGCAAGGATCTCTCCCTTTCCACCGACGATCTGGTCATTGCCGACGATGCCGGTGTGGTGGCGCTGGCGGGTGTCATGGGCGGTGCCAAGGACTCCGTCCTGCCCACCACCCACAAGGTCATTCTGGAGGTAGCCAACTTCAACGCCGCCGGCGTTCGCCGGACGGCCCTGCGTTACGACAACCGCACCGAGGCCTCCTCCCGCTATGAAAAGGCCATCGACCCTCAGCGCTGCGATCAGGCACTGGAGCTGGCAGCGGAGCTGTTCCGCCAGCTGTATCCGGAGGTGGAGTTCACGGGCCTTGTGGACCACTACCCCGCCCCCATGGCCTGCAAGGAGCTGGACGTGGCTCTCAGCTGGCTGGAACGCCGTCTGGGCAAGCCCCTGACGCAGGAGGATGTATCCCATAAGCTGGGCCTGCTGGGCTTTACCACCTCCTTCAGCGGCGACACCATGCACGTCACCGTTCCCTCCTGGCGCTCCACCGGCGACGTGTCTATTCAGGCGGACATTATGGAGGAGGTAGCCCGGATGTACGGCTACGAGAACTTCGAGGCCGCCCCCATCACCACCTCCTTCGACGGGGCCATCAACCAGCTGGATAAGGATCTGGAGCGGCGCATCAAGGAGTATCTGGCCATCCGCTGCGGGCTGCAGGAAATTTTCACCTACCCGTGGATGGACGAGCAGTATGTAAACGCCATCCTGCAGGATACCACCGGCATCCTGTCCCTGTCCACGCCTCCCTCCCCCACGGAGAAGATGATCCGCTCCTCCCTGCTGCCCAATCTCTGCAAGGCAGTGGTGAAGAACGAGCGCTACTTCACCGACTTCTCCCTCTTTGAAACGGCGCAGGTATTCCGGGACGAGAACTACACCGCTCCCTACGATGAACGGGAGAAGCTGCCCTCCCAGCGCAAGCATCTGGGCGCCGCCTTCGTGGGCAGCGACAAGGACATCACCACCCTGTTCCGCCGGGCCAAGGGCGTGGTGGAGGCCATGCCCCGCTACACCCATATGGAGGCCTATACCCTCCGTCAGGTGGAAAAGCCCGTGTGGGCCGACACCGTGGTGTGGCTGAACCTGTATCTGGGCGAGGAGCACATCGGTGATCTGGCCCTGCTGAGCAAAAAGGTATCCATGGAGTGCGGCATCAAGAATCTGGCGGTGATGCTGCTGGAGCTGGATATGGACGCATTGATCCCCTTCCGCTCCCGCACCAACACCTTCACCCACCTGCCGGAGTACCCCATGACGGACTACGACGTGTCGGTGCTGGTGGACGGCGAGACCCGGTGGGATGCTATGCGGGACGCTATTCTGGAAAAGCGCCACGAGCTGCTCCACGGCGTATCCTTTGTGGACGAGTACCGGGGCAAGCAGGTGCCGGAGGGCAAGAAGTCCGTGACCCTGCGTCTGACCATCGGTTCTGCGGAAAAGACCCTGACCTCTCAGGAGATCGAGGCCTGCGCCGCCTCCGCCGTGAAGCGGCTGGCAAAGCACGTGGGGGCCGAGCTGCGGGGAAAATAA
- a CDS encoding ABC transporter ATP-binding protein — protein MLNIQHLTKVYGEKKAVDDLSLHIAPGEIYGFIGHNGAGKTTTLRSVVGILQFDAGEITIGGKSIRTDPIACKRELAYIPDNPDLYDYMTGIRYLNFIADIFGVSSEVRGQRIHDYAARFELTDDLAQPIAAYSHGMKQKLAIISAWLHQPRLIIMDEPFVGLDPKASHLLKGMMREFCDAGGAIFFSTHVLEVAEKLCDKVAIIRGGKLIRSGTMEEVKGDDSLEEVFLELEGESC, from the coding sequence ATGCTGAACATTCAACATCTGACCAAGGTCTATGGTGAAAAGAAAGCCGTGGACGACCTGTCCCTGCACATTGCCCCCGGCGAGATCTACGGCTTCATCGGCCACAACGGTGCCGGTAAGACCACCACCCTCCGCTCCGTGGTGGGCATCCTGCAATTTGACGCCGGGGAGATCACCATCGGCGGCAAGTCCATCCGCACCGACCCCATCGCCTGCAAGCGGGAGCTGGCTTATATCCCCGATAATCCCGACCTGTACGACTACATGACCGGCATCCGGTATCTCAACTTCATCGCTGACATCTTCGGCGTCAGCTCGGAGGTGCGCGGGCAGCGCATCCACGACTACGCCGCCCGCTTCGAGCTGACGGACGATCTGGCCCAACCCATCGCCGCCTACTCCCACGGCATGAAGCAGAAGCTGGCCATCATCTCCGCATGGCTCCACCAGCCCCGTCTCATCATCATGGATGAGCCCTTTGTGGGTCTGGACCCCAAGGCCTCCCATCTGCTCAAGGGCATGATGCGGGAGTTCTGCGACGCAGGCGGCGCCATCTTCTTCTCCACCCATGTGCTGGAGGTAGCGGAAAAGCTCTGCGACAAGGTAGCCATCATCCGTGGCGGCAAGCTGATCCGCTCCGGCACCATGGAGGAGGTCAAGGGCGACGACTCTCTGGAGGAGGTCTTTCTGGAGCTGGAGGGCGAGTCATGCTGA
- a CDS encoding methylated-DNA--[protein]-cysteine S-methyltransferase produces the protein MTAWQSYASPVGELLLAADEEGLTGLWLAGEKYFPGVPEDAPQETPVLEETKRWLDIYFAGREPDFLPPLHLAGSPFRQEVWALLRQIPYGETTTYRALAEAVARKRGLRRMSAQAVGGAVGHNPISIIVPCHRVVGSDGSLTGYAGGLERKVQLLRLEGVDMSRLYVPKKGTAL, from the coding sequence ATGACAGCGTGGCAGAGCTATGCTTCCCCGGTGGGGGAACTGCTGCTGGCGGCGGACGAGGAGGGCCTGACGGGCCTGTGGTTGGCGGGGGAGAAGTATTTCCCGGGCGTACCGGAGGACGCTCCGCAGGAGACGCCGGTGCTGGAGGAGACCAAGCGGTGGCTGGATATCTATTTTGCGGGCAGGGAGCCGGACTTCCTGCCGCCGCTTCATCTGGCAGGCTCCCCCTTCCGGCAGGAGGTGTGGGCGCTGCTGCGACAGATCCCCTACGGCGAGACCACCACCTATAGGGCGCTGGCGGAGGCCGTGGCCCGGAAGCGGGGGCTGCGGCGGATGTCGGCCCAAGCGGTGGGTGGCGCTGTGGGACACAACCCCATCTCCATCATCGTCCCCTGTCATCGGGTGGTGGGCAGCGACGGCAGTCTCACCGGCTATGCCGGGGGACTGGAGCGCAAGGTGCAGCTGCTGAGGCTGGAGGGTGTGGACATGAGCCGCCTGTATGTCCCCAAGAAGGGGACGGCCCTGTAA
- a CDS encoding IreB family regulatory phosphoprotein — MEDFTRKFNAAQDKSVQIHHVLTTVYEALKEKGYDPINQIVGYILSEDPTYITNHNSARTLICKVDRDELLQALVKNYLDID; from the coding sequence ATGGAAGATTTCACCCGCAAATTCAACGCCGCACAGGACAAATCCGTGCAAATTCATCACGTTTTGACCACCGTTTACGAGGCGCTGAAGGAGAAGGGCTACGACCCCATCAACCAGATCGTGGGCTACATCCTGTCCGAGGACCCCACCTACATCACCAACCACAACTCCGCCCGCACCCTCATCTGCAAGGTGGATCGGGACGAGCTGCTGCAGGCTCTGGTGAAGAATTATCTGGACATCGACTGA